In Polaribacter sp. L3A8, a genomic segment contains:
- the dnaJ gene encoding molecular chaperone DnaJ produces MAKQDFYEILGLSKSATQAEIKKGYRKMAIKYHPDKNPDDTAAEENFKKAAEAYEVLSDENKRARYDQYGHAGFEGPQGGGGGFGGGGMNMDDIFSQFGDIFGGGGGGFGGGFGGFNGGGGQRQARVKGSNMRIRVKLTLEEIAKGVEKKVKVRRKVQADGVTYKTCTTCNGSGQQMRVTNTILGRMQTATTCSTCSGAGEIINSKPAGADAQGLIVKEETVSINIPEGVTEGVQLKVGGKGNEAPGKNSIPGDLLVLIEEIPHETLKREGTNIHYDLYVNFSEAVLGTSKEVDTVTGKVKIKIDAGTQSGKILRLKGKGLPSIERYGTGDFLIHINVWTPQELNKEQKQFFDKMSDSENFRPSPNKSDKSFFEKVKDMFS; encoded by the coding sequence ATGGCAAAACAAGATTTTTACGAAATATTAGGTCTTTCAAAATCTGCAACGCAAGCAGAAATTAAGAAAGGGTATAGAAAAATGGCAATTAAATATCATCCAGATAAAAACCCTGATGATACAGCTGCTGAAGAAAATTTTAAAAAGGCTGCAGAAGCTTACGAAGTTTTAAGTGACGAAAACAAAAGAGCACGCTATGATCAATATGGTCATGCTGGTTTTGAAGGTCCTCAAGGTGGAGGCGGTGGTTTCGGCGGCGGCGGCATGAATATGGATGACATATTCAGTCAGTTTGGAGATATCTTTGGCGGCGGAGGCGGCGGTTTCGGTGGAGGCTTTGGTGGTTTTAACGGTGGTGGAGGCCAACGACAAGCTAGAGTTAAGGGAAGTAATATGCGAATTCGTGTAAAACTTACTTTAGAAGAAATAGCCAAAGGAGTAGAAAAGAAAGTAAAAGTTAGACGTAAAGTTCAGGCAGACGGAGTTACCTATAAAACATGTACTACATGTAATGGTTCTGGTCAGCAAATGCGTGTTACCAATACTATTTTAGGTAGAATGCAAACAGCAACTACTTGTAGTACTTGTTCTGGTGCAGGAGAAATTATAAATAGTAAACCCGCAGGTGCAGATGCACAAGGTTTAATTGTTAAAGAAGAAACCGTTTCTATCAATATTCCAGAAGGAGTTACAGAAGGAGTTCAATTAAAAGTAGGTGGTAAAGGTAATGAAGCACCTGGTAAGAACTCTATTCCAGGAGACTTATTGGTTTTAATAGAAGAAATACCACACGAAACTTTAAAGAGAGAAGGAACTAATATTCATTATGATTTATATGTTAACTTTTCTGAAGCAGTTTTAGGAACTAGCAAAGAAGTTGATACGGTTACAGGTAAGGTAAAAATTAAAATTGACGCAGGTACGCAATCTGGTAAAATTTTAAGATTAAAAGGAAAAGGTTTACCAAGTATAGAACGTTATGGTACAGGAGATTTCTTAATTCATATTAATGTTTGGACACCGCAAGAGTTAAACAAAGAACAAAAACAATTCTTTGATAAAATGTCTGACAGTGAGAACTTTAGACCGAGTCCTAATAAATCAGATAAATCGTTTTTCGAAAAAGTAAAAGACATGTTTTCATAA
- a CDS encoding nucleotide exchange factor GrpE, with protein sequence MGKKDNIKEEEVINEQETVQVEENQEVEAEVVKEEPTTEELLQAEKDKFLRLFAEFENYKKRTSRERIELFKTAGQELMTSLLPIIDDFERALTHIEEDKEAEELRKGVLLIYQKFYNTLELKGLSKVETNAGDTFDAEIHEAITQIPAPSEDLKGKVIDCVEKGYKLGDKIIRYPKVVIGQ encoded by the coding sequence ATGGGTAAGAAAGATAATATCAAAGAAGAGGAAGTAATAAACGAACAAGAAACTGTTCAAGTAGAAGAAAATCAAGAAGTTGAAGCAGAAGTTGTAAAGGAAGAGCCTACAACAGAAGAATTACTTCAGGCTGAAAAAGATAAGTTTTTACGTTTGTTTGCTGAGTTCGAAAACTATAAAAAAAGAACATCTAGAGAAAGAATAGAATTATTTAAAACTGCTGGACAAGAATTAATGACATCTTTACTGCCAATTATTGATGATTTTGAGCGCGCGCTGACACATATTGAAGAAGATAAAGAAGCAGAAGAATTAAGAAAAGGCGTTTTATTAATTTATCAGAAATTCTACAATACATTAGAGTTAAAAGGACTTTCTAAAGTAGAAACAAATGCTGGTGATACTTTCGATGCCGAAATTCATGAAGCAATTACACAAATTCCTGCTCCATCAGAAGATTTAAAAGGTAAAGTAATTGATTGTGTAGAAAAAGGATACAAATTAGGAGATAAAATTATTCGTTATCCAAAAGTGGTAATCGGACAGTAG
- a CDS encoding HNH endonuclease — MIRSLWKEEWKDVKFDEKISDVKKFKISNHGRVLYMKDDKEFLRKKSFINGYETISVKQLVNNKHTSRYVHKLVAQHFLEKENEEQVFVLHINYDKTDNTLGNLKWATKREKELHQFKNPVFIESKKNKKTNYKLTEGKVKIIKKQLKNKRTRITMIAKRFGVSDMQIHRIKTGENWGHVEI, encoded by the coding sequence ATGATAAGAAGTTTGTGGAAAGAAGAATGGAAGGATGTTAAGTTTGACGAGAAAATTTCTGATGTAAAAAAATTTAAGATTTCCAACCACGGAAGAGTTCTTTATATGAAAGACGATAAAGAATTTTTAAGAAAAAAGAGTTTTATTAATGGTTACGAAACCATTTCTGTAAAACAACTAGTAAATAATAAGCATACAAGTAGGTATGTACATAAATTGGTTGCTCAACATTTTTTAGAAAAAGAAAATGAGGAGCAAGTTTTTGTCTTACATATCAATTATGATAAAACAGACAATACGCTAGGAAACTTAAAATGGGCAACAAAAAGGGAAAAAGAATTACATCAATTTAAAAACCCAGTATTTATTGAGTCTAAAAAAAACAAAAAAACCAATTATAAGCTTACAGAAGGAAAAGTGAAAATAATTAAAAAGCAATTAAAAAATAAAAGAACCAGAATTACCATGATTGCCAAACGGTTTGGAGTGTCAGACATGCAAATTCATAGAATTAAAACAGGTGAAAATTGGGGGCATGTTGAAATTTAA
- the murA gene encoding UDP-N-acetylglucosamine 1-carboxyvinyltransferase — protein sequence MASFKIEGGHKLNGTITPQGAKNEVLQILCAVLLTPERVVINNVPDIIDVNKLIFILGELGVKVEKLGSNSYAFQADEVNLKYLESADFKRDGSSLRGSIMIVGPLLARFGKGYIPRPGGDKIGRRRLDTHFEGFIRLGAKFRYNKEEHFYGVEAEELHGVEMLLDEASVTGTANILMAAVLATGTTKIYNAACEPYIQQLCKMLNSMGAKISGVGSNLLIIEGVDALGGCEHRVLPDMIEIGSWIGVAVMTRSELTIKDVSWENLGQIPNVFRKLGIQLERKGDDIYIPAQESYEIQNFIDGSVLTVADAPWPGFTPDLLSIVLVIATQAKGTVLIHQKMFESRLFFVDKLIDMGAKVILCDPHRATVIGMNFESSLKATKMTSPDIRAGISLLIAALSAKGTSIINNIEQIDRGYENIEARLKSIGAKIERIAE from the coding sequence ATGGCATCATTTAAAATTGAAGGCGGTCATAAATTAAACGGAACCATTACTCCACAAGGCGCAAAAAATGAAGTTTTACAAATACTTTGTGCCGTTTTATTAACGCCAGAAAGAGTTGTAATAAACAATGTTCCGGATATTATTGATGTAAACAAATTAATTTTTATTCTTGGAGAATTAGGTGTAAAAGTAGAAAAACTAGGTAGCAATTCTTACGCTTTTCAAGCGGATGAAGTGAATTTAAAATACTTAGAATCTGCAGATTTTAAAAGAGACGGAAGTTCTTTACGTGGTTCAATTATGATTGTAGGTCCGCTTTTAGCTCGTTTTGGTAAAGGATATATTCCAAGACCAGGAGGAGACAAAATAGGACGTAGACGTTTAGATACGCATTTTGAAGGATTTATAAGATTAGGCGCAAAATTCCGTTATAATAAAGAAGAACATTTTTACGGAGTAGAAGCAGAAGAATTACATGGTGTAGAAATGTTATTAGATGAAGCTTCTGTAACCGGAACCGCTAATATTTTAATGGCAGCTGTTTTAGCAACAGGAACTACAAAAATTTACAATGCTGCTTGCGAACCTTATATTCAACAATTATGTAAAATGTTGAACTCTATGGGCGCAAAAATATCTGGAGTAGGCTCTAACTTATTAATTATAGAAGGAGTTGATGCACTTGGTGGTTGCGAGCACAGAGTTTTACCAGATATGATTGAAATTGGTTCTTGGATTGGTGTTGCAGTAATGACAAGGTCTGAATTAACCATAAAAGATGTTAGTTGGGAAAACTTAGGACAAATACCTAACGTATTTAGAAAATTAGGAATACAATTAGAAAGAAAAGGAGACGATATTTATATTCCTGCACAAGAATCTTATGAAATTCAGAATTTTATAGATGGTTCTGTTTTAACCGTTGCAGATGCACCTTGGCCTGGTTTTACTCCAGATTTGCTAAGTATTGTTTTAGTAATAGCAACACAAGCAAAAGGAACCGTTTTAATTCATCAAAAGATGTTTGAAAGCCGTTTGTTTTTTGTTGATAAATTGATTGATATGGGCGCAAAAGTAATTTTGTGTGATCCTCATAGAGCAACAGTAATTGGTATGAATTTTGAAAGCTCGTTAAAAGCAACCAAAATGACATCGCCAGATATTAGAGCAGGCATCTCTTTATTAATAGCTGCATTGTCTGCTAAAGGAACAAGTATTATAAATAACATAGAGCAAATAGATAGAGGTTACGAAAACATAGAAGCTCGTTTAAAATCTATTGGCGCAAAAATTGAAAGAATTGCTGAATAA
- a CDS encoding DUF4290 domain-containing protein, producing the protein MTFDLEYNSERPLMIIPEYGRHIQKLVDHCLALETKDERDKMARAIVDVMGNLQPHLRDVPDFKHKLWDQLYIMADFKLDVESPYPQPSKEELQEKPEGLPYPKSASRYRYYGNNIQTMIDIALSWEDGDKKEALVFTIANHMKKCYLNWNKDTVDDAVIFKHLYDLSDGKLDLRNSEEELSESKNLLRKPRTQGQGTSTSKTTYKKPQHNNQNKNRKRY; encoded by the coding sequence ATGACATTCGATTTAGAATATAATTCAGAAAGACCGTTAATGATAATACCAGAATACGGCAGACATATACAAAAATTAGTAGACCATTGCCTTGCTTTAGAAACTAAAGATGAACGCGATAAAATGGCGAGAGCTATTGTAGATGTTATGGGTAATTTGCAACCACATTTACGTGATGTTCCAGATTTTAAACACAAACTTTGGGATCAGTTATATATTATGGCAGATTTTAAATTAGATGTAGAATCTCCATACCCACAACCATCAAAAGAAGAATTACAAGAAAAACCAGAAGGGTTGCCTTATCCAAAATCGGCATCTAGATATCGTTACTACGGTAACAATATTCAAACCATGATAGATATTGCTTTAAGTTGGGAAGATGGTGATAAAAAAGAAGCTTTGGTTTTTACCATTGCAAACCACATGAAAAAGTGTTACTTAAATTGGAACAAAGATACTGTTGATGATGCTGTAATTTTTAAGCATTTATACGACTTATCTGATGGTAAGTTAGATTTAAGAAATAGTGAAGAAGAACTTTCTGAAAGTAAAAACCTTTTAAGAAAACCACGTACACAAGGGCAAGGTACAAGTACCTCTAAAACAACATACAAGAAACCACAGCATAATAATCAGAATAAAAATAGAAAAAGATACTAG
- a CDS encoding ATP-dependent helicase: protein MSTYLDSLNEAQKQAVLQKDGPMIIIAGAGSGKTRVLTYRIAHLMQQGVDSFNILSLTFTNKAAKEMKARIAGVVGNSESRNLWMGTFHSVFARILRTEADKLGFPTNFTIYDSQDSVRLISAIIKEKNLNREQYKPKQILGRISSFKNSLITVKAYFNNADLQEADLHASRPEVGHIYRAYVDRCFKAGAMDFDDLLLRTNELLARFPETLAKYQDRFRYIMVDEYQDTNHSQYIIVRALADKFGNICVVGDDSQSIYSFRGANIQNILNFQKDYPDVKTFKLEQNYRSTSNIVNAANSVIEKNKTKLDKEVWTSNDPGDAINVMRTISDGEEGRFVAQSIWENQMNHQLTPDDFCVLYRTNSQSRAIEDALRKKGIDYKIYGGISFYQRKEIKDILSYLRILINPNDEEALKRIINYPARGIGATTIDRLTIAANHYKKSIFDVIKYIDKIDLKINAGTKNKLRNFMDMMQSLQIESQTKNAFEIAETVVKKAQLIKNLEKDGTPEAVSKVENVQELLNGIKDFITDKIEEGGDTSLTTFLEDVALATDFDAKKDDDKPSVSLMTIHQSKGLEYMYVYIVGLEENLFPSAMSMNTRSELEEERRLFYVAITRAEKVAYLSYAQTRYRWGKLVDAEPSRFLEEIDDQYLNYITPKSTNPAINNFVDKSIFDDAPKGIRFQKPIQRKKMERDLVKKKEIIIPKNLKKVSQATSQANLFDRNIVVGNFVEHNRFGRGEVIALEGNGPNKKAEIKFGTVGKKKLLLQFAKLKVIG from the coding sequence TTGAGCACATATTTAGATTCTTTAAACGAAGCACAAAAACAAGCTGTCTTACAAAAAGATGGTCCTATGATTATTATTGCGGGTGCAGGTTCTGGTAAAACACGTGTATTAACCTACAGAATAGCGCATTTAATGCAGCAAGGTGTAGATTCATTTAACATATTATCGCTAACATTTACCAACAAAGCAGCCAAAGAAATGAAGGCGAGAATTGCTGGAGTTGTTGGTAATAGTGAATCAAGAAACTTGTGGATGGGGACTTTTCACTCTGTTTTTGCAAGAATTTTACGTACCGAAGCAGATAAATTAGGTTTTCCAACCAATTTTACAATTTACGATTCGCAAGATTCTGTTCGTTTAATATCTGCAATTATTAAAGAGAAGAATTTAAATAGAGAACAATACAAGCCAAAACAGATTTTAGGGAGAATTTCTTCTTTTAAAAACAGTTTAATTACGGTTAAGGCGTATTTTAATAATGCAGATTTGCAAGAAGCAGATTTACATGCAAGTAGGCCAGAAGTTGGCCATATTTATAGAGCGTATGTAGATAGATGTTTTAAGGCAGGTGCAATGGATTTTGATGATTTATTATTAAGAACCAACGAGTTATTAGCACGTTTTCCAGAAACGTTGGCAAAATACCAAGATCGTTTTAGATATATTATGGTAGATGAGTATCAAGATACAAATCACTCTCAATATATCATTGTTAGAGCCTTGGCAGATAAATTTGGAAACATTTGTGTTGTTGGAGACGATTCTCAAAGTATTTATAGTTTTAGGGGGGCAAATATTCAGAATATATTAAATTTCCAGAAAGATTATCCGGATGTTAAAACCTTTAAACTAGAGCAAAATTATCGTTCTACAAGTAATATTGTAAACGCAGCAAACTCTGTAATCGAAAAAAATAAAACAAAATTAGACAAAGAAGTTTGGACGTCTAATGATCCTGGAGATGCCATAAATGTAATGCGCACAATTTCTGATGGAGAAGAAGGGCGTTTTGTAGCACAATCTATTTGGGAAAACCAAATGAATCATCAATTAACACCAGATGATTTTTGTGTTTTATATAGAACAAACTCGCAATCTAGAGCCATTGAAGATGCGTTACGTAAAAAAGGAATTGACTATAAAATTTATGGTGGAATTTCCTTTTATCAAAGAAAAGAAATTAAAGATATTTTATCTTATTTACGTATTTTAATCAACCCAAATGATGAAGAAGCGTTAAAGAGAATTATCAATTATCCTGCCCGTGGAATTGGCGCAACAACTATAGATAGGTTAACAATAGCTGCAAATCATTATAAAAAATCAATTTTTGATGTTATAAAATACATTGATAAAATCGATTTAAAAATAAATGCCGGAACTAAAAATAAGCTTCGTAATTTTATGGATATGATGCAAAGTTTGCAAATAGAATCGCAAACAAAAAATGCATTCGAAATTGCAGAAACGGTTGTAAAAAAGGCACAATTAATAAAAAATTTAGAAAAAGACGGAACGCCAGAAGCTGTTAGTAAAGTAGAAAATGTTCAAGAACTTTTAAACGGAATTAAAGATTTTATTACTGATAAAATAGAAGAAGGTGGAGACACTTCTTTAACTACTTTTTTAGAAGATGTGGCGTTGGCTACAGATTTTGATGCTAAAAAAGACGATGACAAACCCTCTGTTTCTTTAATGACCATTCACCAATCTAAAGGATTAGAGTATATGTATGTGTACATTGTTGGTTTAGAAGAAAATTTATTTCCTTCTGCAATGAGTATGAATACACGAAGTGAGTTAGAAGAGGAGCGTAGGTTGTTTTATGTGGCAATAACAAGAGCAGAAAAAGTAGCGTATTTAAGTTATGCGCAAACTCGTTATAGATGGGGTAAATTGGTAGATGCAGAACCAAGTAGGTTTTTAGAAGAAATAGATGATCAATATCTAAACTATATTACACCAAAAAGTACCAATCCAGCAATAAATAATTTTGTTGATAAAAGTATTTTTGATGACGCACCAAAAGGAATTCGTTTTCAAAAACCAATTCAGCGTAAAAAAATGGAACGTGATTTGGTAAAAAAGAAAGAAATTATAATTCCTAAAAACTTAAAAAAAGTATCTCAAGCAACCTCTCAAGCTAATTTATTTGATAGAAATATTGTTGTTGGTAACTTTGTAGAACACAATAGATTTGGTAGAGGAGAAGTAATTGCGCTAGAAGGAAATGGTCCAAATAAGAAAGCAGAAATTAAATTTGGTACTGTTGGTAAGAAGAAATTGTTGCTACAATTTGCTAAATTAAAAGTGATTGGTTAA
- a CDS encoding SatD family protein has translation MTSILTGDIIDSRKQDDHFWLKTLKETLATFGESPKYWQVYRGDSFQLEIENCENAFYAALKLKSHLKSTEDIDVRIGIGIGEKEFNMAEITASNGEAFINSGYAFDTYLKKQTIAIKTPWHEIDEELNIAFDLALLTMDSWTKNSAEVFKLSLESENITQKEIASILGITQGRVSERQKRSGFESVMKLEKRFRKLIHQKTQL, from the coding sequence ATGACAAGTATTTTAACAGGTGATATTATCGATTCTAGAAAACAAGACGATCATTTTTGGTTAAAAACCTTAAAAGAAACGTTAGCTACTTTTGGCGAATCGCCTAAATATTGGCAGGTTTACAGAGGAGATAGCTTTCAATTGGAAATAGAAAATTGCGAAAATGCATTTTATGCGGCTTTAAAATTAAAATCTCACCTAAAATCTACAGAAGATATTGATGTAAGAATCGGTATTGGTATTGGGGAAAAAGAATTTAATATGGCAGAAATTACAGCTTCTAATGGTGAAGCTTTTATAAATTCTGGCTATGCTTTTGATACGTATTTAAAAAAGCAAACAATTGCCATAAAAACCCCTTGGCACGAAATTGATGAAGAATTAAATATTGCTTTTGATTTGGCTTTATTAACGATGGATTCTTGGACAAAAAATTCTGCAGAAGTTTTTAAACTGTCTTTAGAGTCAGAAAATATTACTCAAAAAGAAATTGCTTCTATTTTAGGGATCACCCAAGGGCGAGTAAGCGAAAGACAGAAGCGTTCTGGTTTTGAATCTGTGATGAAACTAGAAAAACGTTTTAGAAAATTAATCCATCAGAAAACACAATTATAA
- a CDS encoding DUF3307 domain-containing protein — translation MFLFLKFLLAHILGDFVFQPEKWVKNKEEKKVKSVKLYYHIGIHALLLLLVLLFNLQEYWLGFLLIVVSHYLIDVLKLYLQKKKTKRIWFFIDQVLHLIVLVMATSLYIDFQLPSENIITEKGLLLLTFLLLVIFVSAIIIKIIITQWNPESKKENDDSLAKAGRYIGILERLFVFTFVITNHWEAIGFLLAAKSVFRFGDLTSSKDRKLTEYILIGTLLSFGFAIFLGVLYLYVLNLL, via the coding sequence ATGTTCTTATTTTTAAAATTTTTGTTAGCACATATTTTAGGTGATTTTGTTTTTCAACCAGAAAAATGGGTTAAAAACAAGGAGGAAAAGAAAGTAAAATCGGTAAAACTATATTATCATATTGGTATTCATGCCCTTTTGTTATTACTTGTTTTATTATTCAATTTACAAGAATATTGGTTGGGATTTCTACTAATTGTTGTTTCTCATTATTTAATTGATGTTCTAAAATTATATCTTCAGAAAAAGAAAACAAAACGAATTTGGTTTTTTATTGATCAAGTTTTGCACCTTATTGTATTGGTAATGGCAACTTCATTATATATTGATTTTCAATTGCCATCAGAAAACATCATAACAGAAAAAGGTTTGTTATTATTGACTTTTTTATTGCTTGTTATTTTTGTTTCTGCTATTATCATCAAAATAATTATTACACAATGGAATCCTGAAAGTAAAAAAGAAAATGATGATTCTCTTGCCAAAGCCGGACGCTATATTGGTATTTTAGAACGTTTATTTGTTTTTACGTTTGTAATTACCAACCACTGGGAAGCTATTGGCTTTTTATTGGCTGCTAAATCGGTTTTTAGATTTGGAGATTTAACTTCATCTAAAGACAGAAAACTAACAGAATATATTTTAATTGGTACTTTATTAAGTTTTGGCTTTGCTATCTTTTTAGGAGTTCTATATTTGTACGTATTAAATTTACTTTAG
- a CDS encoding DUF7935 family protein — translation MEDKLIESIVYILPAAVTGLVSYYMFNRLIAQQKPKSKMEILAQKNKDTLPIKLQAYERMLLFCERINPVKMLVRIKPISDDTHDYLQLLIANVEQEFEHNLVQQIYISNDTWTAILATKSSVINKLRQVAETSKSANELRENVIIHYSKTLPPTDTPISFIKNEVKKLL, via the coding sequence ATGGAAGACAAATTAATAGAAAGTATTGTATATATTTTACCTGCCGCAGTTACAGGTTTGGTTAGCTATTATATGTTTAACAGGCTTATAGCACAACAAAAGCCTAAAAGTAAAATGGAGATTCTAGCTCAAAAAAACAAAGATACTTTGCCTATAAAATTACAGGCTTATGAGCGTATGTTGTTGTTTTGTGAACGTATTAACCCTGTTAAGATGTTAGTTAGAATTAAACCTATTTCTGATGATACACACGATTATTTACAGTTATTAATTGCCAATGTAGAACAAGAGTTTGAACACAACTTAGTGCAACAAATTTATATTTCTAATGATACTTGGACTGCTATTCTAGCAACCAAAAGTAGTGTAATTAACAAATTAAGACAAGTTGCAGAAACCTCTAAATCTGCAAACGAATTACGAGAAAATGTTATAATACATTACTCTAAAACATTACCACCTACAGACACGCCTATTTCGTTTATTAAAAACGAAGTGAAAAAACTCTTATAA
- a CDS encoding YncE family protein, whose product MRINKLLAILVFGAMAFASCTSDSSSTPRGDYENGVLISGEGSGTASTGSVSFISDDFETVENLIYKKVNSSELSTNLQSMAFDNERAFIVVDNQNTVTVVDRYSFVKEATITEELATPRFMTVADDKAYVTNWGLTGAFVAVYDLTSYDFIKKINIGVGPERIIESNGKLYVSHQGAWGSNNIISVIDIATDNVEEISVNERPDEMFIDNNNFLVVLCEGKAAWTGDETIASITKINTSNNTVQSEIIFPATEHPSLMVLENNTIYYAVGNNIYSIDTDATSLSTAEIVTVEGFLYGIEVEGNSLFTLNANFKDLSTLNVFDIATKTRTQTKSVALGASKIYFN is encoded by the coding sequence ATGAGAATTAATAAATTACTAGCAATATTAGTATTCGGAGCAATGGCATTTGCTTCATGTACAAGCGATTCATCAAGTACACCAAGAGGTGATTATGAAAATGGAGTGTTAATTAGTGGTGAAGGTAGTGGTACTGCAAGTACAGGTTCTGTTTCTTTTATATCTGATGATTTTGAAACAGTAGAAAACTTAATTTACAAAAAGGTAAATTCAAGTGAACTATCAACTAATTTACAATCGATGGCTTTTGATAACGAAAGAGCTTTTATTGTTGTAGATAACCAGAATACAGTGACAGTTGTAGATAGATATTCATTTGTAAAAGAAGCTACAATTACTGAAGAACTAGCAACTCCTAGGTTTATGACAGTTGCAGATGACAAAGCATATGTTACAAACTGGGGACTTACTGGAGCTTTTGTAGCTGTTTACGACCTTACTAGTTATGATTTTATCAAGAAAATAAATATTGGTGTTGGTCCGGAGAGAATTATAGAAAGTAACGGAAAATTATATGTTTCTCATCAAGGTGCTTGGGGTTCAAATAATATAATCTCTGTAATTGATATTGCTACAGATAATGTAGAAGAAATTTCGGTGAACGAAAGACCAGACGAAATGTTTATTGATAATAATAATTTTTTAGTGGTTTTATGTGAAGGAAAAGCAGCTTGGACAGGTGATGAGACTATAGCTTCAATTACAAAAATAAACACTAGTAATAATACTGTTCAATCTGAAATTATTTTTCCTGCTACTGAACACCCAAGTTTAATGGTATTAGAAAATAATACAATTTATTATGCTGTAGGGAATAATATTTATTCTATAGATACAGATGCTACTAGTTTATCTACAGCAGAAATAGTTACTGTAGAAGGTTTCTTATACGGTATTGAGGTAGAAGGTAATTCATTATTTACTTTAAATGCAAATTTTAAAGATTTAAGTACGCTTAATGTATTTGATATTGCAACTAAAACAAGAACACAAACTAAGAGTGTTGCATTAGGTGCTTCTAAAATATATTTTAATTAA